A window from Desulfuromonadaceae bacterium encodes these proteins:
- a CDS encoding integration host factor subunit beta yields the protein MTKSKLIEQLMESNDILNKRDAESIVNTIFDSIGDALVAGERVEIRGFGSFTVRCRDAREARNPKSGEVVRIPAKKTPFFKTGKDLRERVAST from the coding sequence ATGACGAAAAGTAAGTTGATTGAACAATTAATGGAGTCAAACGATATTCTGAACAAGCGTGATGCAGAATCGATTGTCAATACGATATTCGACAGCATCGGTGATGCATTGGTTGCCGGTGAACGTGTTGAGATCCGTGGCTTTGGTTCGTTTACAGTGCGTTGTCGTGATGCCCGCGAAGCAAGAAATCCAAAAAGTGGTGAAGTGGTGCGAATTCCGGCAAAAAAGACACCATTCTTCAAAACGGGGAAGGATCTGCGTGAAAGAGTCGCAAGCACATGA
- a CDS encoding 30S ribosomal protein S1, whose translation MVENNATTNEAQIDELENEELGEMEESFADMFENSLKELNYGDVVTGTVVQIAGDAVVVDVGFKSEGVIPLREFTDEGVQIDVKVGDTYDVMYEGTEADSGLICLSKEKADRQKIWNMLEEDAVVDGRIVARIKGGLSVDIGVNAFLPGSQVDLRPVRNLEKMIGETYQFKIIKLNKRRGNIVLSRRVLLEDRREGMRRDTLGKLEEGLIIEGVVKNLTDYGAFIDLGGIDGLLHITDMSWGRVTHPSDILNVGDSINVQILKYDREKERVSLGLKQIAPDPWLAVADKYVIGNRVTGKVVSLTEYGAFIELEEGVEGLIHVSEMSWTKRVKHPNKLLAVGDEVESVVLALDVDNRRISLGLKQVDPNPWEVIGEKFPIGTIIEGQVKNITDFGIFVGVDEGIDGLVHISDLSWIKRIKHPSELYKKGDTVKAVVLNIDRENERFSLGVKQLTSDPWQDIPKKYLPGTIVNGVVTSVTDFGIFLEIEEGIEGLIHVSEISKEKIDSPKNFASVDENLEAVVLNVDTVDRKIALSIKHLAHQKEKAEVDAFLGAQQTATSNFGDLLQGAMDKSNSGSEGKGVK comes from the coding sequence ATGGTGGAAAACAACGCAACAACTAACGAAGCACAGATTGACGAACTGGAAAATGAAGAGCTTGGTGAAATGGAAGAAAGTTTCGCCGACATGTTCGAGAACAGTCTCAAGGAACTCAACTACGGCGATGTCGTTACCGGTACTGTCGTGCAAATCGCGGGAGACGCAGTGGTGGTTGACGTCGGGTTTAAATCCGAAGGGGTCATCCCGCTCCGCGAGTTCACCGATGAAGGCGTTCAGATTGATGTCAAGGTCGGTGATACCTACGATGTTATGTATGAAGGGACCGAGGCTGATAGCGGGCTGATCTGCCTGTCGAAAGAAAAAGCCGATCGTCAAAAAATCTGGAACATGCTCGAAGAGGATGCCGTCGTTGATGGCCGCATCGTCGCGCGGATCAAGGGCGGCTTGTCCGTCGATATCGGCGTGAATGCCTTCCTGCCCGGATCGCAGGTTGATCTGCGGCCAGTACGTAATCTTGAAAAAATGATTGGTGAAACCTACCAGTTCAAAATTATCAAGTTGAACAAGCGGCGCGGGAATATCGTTCTCTCCCGCCGGGTTTTGCTTGAAGACCGACGCGAAGGGATGCGTAGAGATACCCTGGGCAAACTCGAAGAAGGTTTGATTATCGAGGGGGTTGTCAAGAACCTGACTGACTACGGTGCATTTATTGACCTGGGCGGTATCGATGGGTTGCTGCACATTACTGACATGTCCTGGGGACGGGTGACGCATCCTTCCGATATTCTTAATGTGGGCGATAGTATCAATGTTCAGATTCTCAAGTATGACCGTGAGAAAGAGCGTGTTTCGCTCGGCCTGAAACAAATTGCTCCTGATCCCTGGTTGGCTGTGGCAGACAAGTATGTTATCGGCAATCGGGTTACGGGTAAGGTTGTCAGTCTGACCGAGTACGGCGCATTTATCGAACTTGAAGAAGGTGTTGAAGGGTTGATTCATGTTTCGGAAATGAGTTGGACCAAGCGCGTTAAACACCCGAACAAGTTGCTTGCCGTTGGTGATGAAGTCGAAAGCGTGGTTTTGGCGCTTGACGTTGACAACCGTCGCATTTCTCTGGGGCTGAAGCAGGTTGATCCGAACCCCTGGGAGGTTATCGGCGAGAAGTTCCCGATCGGAACGATCATCGAAGGTCAGGTCAAGAATATTACCGATTTCGGTATCTTTGTCGGGGTTGACGAAGGGATTGATGGTCTGGTTCATATTTCCGATCTGTCGTGGATCAAGCGCATTAAACATCCTTCGGAGCTCTATAAAAAAGGGGACACAGTCAAGGCTGTGGTACTTAACATCGATCGTGAAAATGAGCGTTTTTCACTCGGTGTTAAACAGTTGACCAGTGACCCGTGGCAGGATATCCCGAAGAAATACTTGCCGGGAACTATCGTTAACGGTGTCGTGACATCGGTAACGGACTTCGGTATTTTCCTTGAGATCGAAGAAGGGATCGAAGGGCTGATTCACGTTTCTGAAATCAGTAAAGAAAAAATTGATTCGCCGAAGAATTTCGCCAGTGTCGACGAAAACCTCGAAGCTGTCGTGTTGAATGTTGATACGGTTGATCGCAAGATCGCGCTGTCGATCAAGCATCTGGCACACCAGAAGGAGAAAGCGGAAGTTGATGCATTCCTTGGTGCCCAACAAACCGCGACGTCGAATTTCGGTGATTTATTGCAAGGGGCCATGGATAAATCAAATAGCGGATCTGAAGGCAAGGGAGTCAAGTAA
- the cmk gene encoding (d)CMP kinase — protein sequence MREPIIAIDGPSGAGKSTLSKLLAAEFGYLNLDTGAMYRTVALAAARQGVATDDAAALARLCAEITITFQRDGGGERVLLDGADVTTAIRTPQISQLTAVVAACPEVRAAMTAQQRKIAAAGGVVLEGRDIGTAVFPDAEVKFFLSASAAERGRRRYNELRDKGGAVDLAQTVREIEERDAADSARTHAPLVQAADAMVIDSSSLDIDAVLQVMVGEVERWRAHCGAVAP from the coding sequence ATGCGTGAACCGATTATCGCCATCGACGGGCCGTCCGGTGCGGGGAAAAGTACGCTGAGCAAGCTGCTGGCGGCTGAGTTCGGCTACCTGAACCTGGATACCGGGGCGATGTATCGTACGGTAGCCCTGGCCGCCGCGCGTCAGGGGGTAGCAACCGATGATGCTGCCGCGCTGGCGCGCTTGTGTGCCGAGATTACGATTACTTTTCAGCGCGACGGGGGAGGGGAGCGGGTGCTGCTTGATGGCGCGGATGTCACCACGGCGATTCGCACCCCACAGATCAGCCAACTGACCGCAGTGGTGGCCGCCTGCCCGGAAGTCCGGGCGGCGATGACGGCTCAACAAAGAAAAATTGCCGCCGCCGGAGGGGTGGTGCTGGAAGGGCGTGATATCGGCACGGCGGTCTTTCCTGATGCCGAAGTGAAGTTTTTTCTCAGTGCGTCAGCGGCGGAACGTGGTCGGCGACGTTATAACGAGTTGCGGGATAAGGGGGGTGCGGTTGACCTGGCACAGACGGTGCGTGAGATTGAAGAGCGTGATGCGGCAGACAGTGCCCGCACGCATGCTCCGCTGGTACAGGCCGCCGATGCCATGGTTATCGACAGCTCCTCCCTTGACATTGATGCGGTGTTGCAGGTGATGGTCGGTGAAGTTGAGCGTTGGCGTGCTCATTGTGGTGCCGTTGCTCCTTGA
- the aroA gene encoding 3-phosphoshikimate 1-carboxyvinyltransferase: MTKSREISAAGGLRGEITVPGDKSISHRSIMIGALAAGKTRVQGFLRGEDNLSTLNAFRLMGVEIEECDNGEIIIHGRGLKGLDEPLDVIDCGNSGTTMRLMTGLLAAQPFFSVLTGDKYLRRRPMKRVVGPLTEMGARIFGRDGGDKAPLAIVGGGLHSLTYHSPIASAQVKSSLMLAGLFCDGEMTVYEPHLSRDHSERMLSYFGAEIKPFSGGVTIVGHPQLEARDILVPGDISSAAFFLVAALIVPGSELLVRNVGMNPTRSGIVDILQQMGGTICVLNARETAGEPVADLLVKSSDLHGIEIGGELVPRAIDELPVVSVAAAFAQGTTLIRDAHELRVKETDRIASMTAELTRLGARVTALDDGMRIHGGDPLAGGSVRSHGDHRVAMSMAVAALAATGPVTIEDIGCTATSFPDFWTLLDTCRSER, from the coding sequence ATGACAAAATCACGAGAAATATCAGCGGCTGGCGGATTGCGCGGGGAGATCACGGTTCCCGGCGACAAGTCGATTTCGCATCGCTCGATCATGATCGGAGCTCTGGCCGCAGGGAAAACCAGGGTGCAGGGTTTTTTACGTGGTGAAGATAATCTTTCGACCCTCAACGCATTTCGTCTGATGGGGGTAGAAATCGAGGAATGTGATAATGGTGAAATCATCATTCACGGACGGGGGCTGAAGGGGCTGGATGAGCCGCTCGATGTCATTGATTGCGGCAACTCCGGCACGACGATGCGGCTGATGACCGGTCTGCTTGCGGCACAACCTTTTTTTTCAGTATTGACCGGTGATAAATATCTGCGGCGTCGACCGATGAAACGGGTGGTCGGTCCGCTGACCGAGATGGGGGCGCGGATCTTCGGTCGCGATGGTGGTGACAAAGCTCCGCTAGCGATTGTTGGCGGTGGACTGCATTCACTGACCTATCATTCCCCCATCGCCAGTGCTCAAGTGAAATCATCCCTGATGCTGGCGGGGCTTTTCTGCGACGGTGAGATGACGGTCTATGAACCCCATCTGTCACGGGATCATAGTGAACGCATGTTGAGTTATTTCGGTGCCGAGATCAAACCGTTTTCCGGCGGGGTCACGATTGTCGGTCATCCTCAGCTTGAAGCGCGCGACATCCTGGTGCCGGGCGATATTTCCTCGGCGGCGTTCTTTCTGGTCGCCGCGCTGATCGTTCCCGGTTCGGAATTGCTGGTGCGTAACGTTGGTATGAATCCCACGCGCAGTGGAATCGTCGATATTCTGCAACAGATGGGGGGCACCATCTGTGTCCTCAATGCCCGCGAAACCGCCGGTGAGCCGGTCGCTGACCTGTTGGTCAAAAGCAGTGATCTGCACGGGATTGAGATCGGCGGTGAACTGGTGCCACGTGCCATTGATGAGTTGCCGGTGGTGAGCGTTGCGGCGGCATTCGCGCAGGGCACAACGCTCATTCGCGATGCCCATGAGCTGAGGGTTAAAGAGACCGACCGGATTGCGTCAATGACCGCAGAATTGACCCGGCTGGGGGCAAGGGTCACGGCGCTGGACGATGGGATGCGGATTCATGGTGGCGATCCTCTCGCGGGAGGTTCCGTTCGTTCACACGGCGATCACCGGGTTGCCATGAGTATGGCGGTGGCGGCTTTAGCTGCGACGGGTCCGGTGACGATTGAGGATATCGGCTGCACGGCGACCTCGTTTCCTGATTTCTGGACACTGCTCGATACGTGTCGGTCGGAGCGTTAA
- a CDS encoding prephenate dehydrogenase/arogenate dehydrogenase family protein — protein sequence MNDFFITRLAVVGVGLIGGSLALALKEAGAVGSVVGIGRGQENLALALELGVVDEITRDGAAGVKDADVIFLATPVQSLPDVALALAPHCKPGAIITDGGSVKASIIAGIEPKLPAGIHFVPGHPIAGTEHSGAAAAFSTLYRERRCILTPTPRTAAAALETIRRMWEVVGSDVVVMEVEKHDRILAAISHLPHMVAYALVNAVGSYDRYEENILEYSAGGFRDFTRIASSDPAMWRDIALTNQSALLEMIERFEASLQELKTDIADADGNSLFAFFARSKKSRDAIR from the coding sequence ATGAATGATTTTTTTATTACCCGGCTGGCCGTTGTCGGGGTCGGGCTGATCGGAGGGTCGCTGGCGTTAGCGCTGAAAGAGGCCGGTGCGGTCGGCTCGGTCGTTGGTATCGGACGCGGGCAGGAAAATCTTGCTCTGGCGCTGGAACTCGGGGTGGTCGATGAAATAACCCGTGACGGGGCCGCCGGGGTCAAGGATGCAGATGTGATCTTTCTGGCGACACCGGTACAATCGTTGCCTGATGTGGCGTTGGCGCTGGCACCACATTGCAAACCGGGAGCGATCATCACCGATGGTGGCAGTGTCAAGGCGTCGATCATCGCCGGTATCGAACCGAAGCTGCCGGCGGGGATCCATTTTGTGCCTGGGCATCCGATCGCCGGGACTGAGCATTCTGGCGCGGCGGCGGCCTTTTCGACCCTCTATCGCGAGCGCCGGTGTATTCTCACCCCCACCCCACGCACCGCTGCTGCCGCGCTGGAGACAATTCGGCGTATGTGGGAGGTGGTCGGCAGTGACGTGGTGGTGATGGAAGTCGAAAAACATGACCGGATTCTGGCCGCGATCAGTCATCTGCCGCACATGGTTGCCTATGCGCTGGTTAATGCGGTGGGCAGTTATGATCGCTATGAAGAAAATATTCTTGAATACTCTGCCGGCGGGTTCCGTGACTTTACCCGCATTGCGTCGTCCGATCCGGCAATGTGGCGCGACATCGCCCTGACCAACCAGTCGGCACTGCTGGAGATGATCGAACGGTTCGAAGCTTCTCTGCAGGAGCTGAAAACGGACATTGCCGACGCTGACGGGAACAGTTTGTTCGCGTTCTTTGCCCGTTCAAAGAAGAGCCGTGACGCGATACGATAA
- the pheA gene encoding prephenate dehydratase yields the protein MANNLADLRQHIDKLDDEILDLLNQRAQVAIEVGKTKSGEQCEYFVPSRETAIFDRLTATNKGPFPTAAIPRVFREIISASLSLEQPLKVAFLGPQATFTHVAAMRQFGMSAQLVALKSIPSVFEEVERDRATYGVVPVENSNEGAVSHTLDMFVASDLKVIAEVLLEISHDLLSASGELSDIRKVISHPQALGQCRSWLDENLPDATLVDVGSTARAAQMVVDDPAAAAIASEMAASLYGLQVVKKKIEDNPHNFTRFLVIGKNTPDPSGKDKTSIMFSIKDEPGILFRMLEPFSKRNINLSKIESRPMKSKAWEYVFYLDMEGHIQEANVAAAIEDLRGYCQFLKILGSYQSAR from the coding sequence ATGGCGAATAACCTTGCTGATCTGCGCCAACATATTGACAAGCTTGACGACGAGATTCTTGACTTGTTGAATCAACGCGCGCAGGTCGCGATCGAGGTCGGCAAAACCAAAAGCGGTGAACAGTGTGAATATTTTGTGCCGAGTCGTGAAACGGCGATATTCGACCGTTTGACGGCCACCAATAAAGGGCCGTTTCCGACGGCGGCGATCCCCCGGGTTTTTCGGGAAATCATCTCCGCATCCCTGTCGCTCGAACAGCCGCTTAAGGTTGCGTTTCTCGGCCCGCAGGCAACGTTCACCCACGTTGCGGCAATGCGTCAGTTCGGCATGTCCGCACAGCTGGTGGCACTCAAGAGCATCCCCTCCGTTTTTGAAGAAGTTGAACGCGATCGCGCCACATACGGGGTGGTGCCGGTCGAGAATTCGAATGAAGGGGCGGTTTCGCACACGCTTGATATGTTTGTTGCTTCTGATCTCAAGGTGATTGCCGAAGTGTTGCTCGAAATTTCCCACGACCTGCTCTCCGCTTCGGGGGAACTGAGTGATATTCGCAAGGTCATTTCTCATCCGCAGGCGCTGGGTCAATGCCGCAGCTGGTTGGATGAGAACCTCCCCGACGCCACCCTGGTCGATGTCGGCAGTACCGCACGGGCCGCGCAGATGGTTGTCGATGACCCGGCGGCGGCGGCGATTGCCAGCGAAATGGCGGCGAGTCTGTATGGTCTGCAGGTGGTTAAAAAGAAAATCGAGGATAATCCCCACAACTTCACCCGATTTTTGGTGATCGGCAAGAATACCCCCGATCCTTCGGGGAAAGACAAGACCTCAATCATGTTCAGTATCAAGGATGAACCGGGTATTCTGTTCCGCATGCTCGAACCATTCAGCAAACGCAATATCAACCTGAGCAAGATCGAGAGTCGCCCGATGAAATCAAAGGCCTGGGAATATGTTTTTTATCTCGATATGGAAGGGCATATTCAGGAAGCCAATGTTGCGGCGGCAATCGAAGACCTGCGTGGCTACTGCCAATTTCTTAAAATCCTCGGTTCCTACCAGAGTGCCCGCTGA
- a CDS encoding type I restriction endonuclease subunit R: MSDHVQLIDFHNVEMNQFLVVNQFTVKGSKQLRRPDIVVFINGLPIAVIELKNPADANADVWSAYNQIQTYKNEIPDLFVCNEALVISDGLNARIGSLTANKERYLPWRTIRNEDDKPLFEYELEKVVRGFFDRELLLDYLRYFILFEQDDGTTIKKIAGYHQFHAVREAVRVTLIASAPAREYEISDQRATWGKEVQPGSRKAGVVWHTQGSGKSITMCCYAGKLLQQPEMNNPTIVVVTDRNDLDGQLFATFSNARELLRQTPVQADSRDELRELLAARQSGGIIFTTVQKFSLIGDEDAHPVLSQRSNVVVISDEAHRSQYGFKARLDTKTGQYIYGYAKHMRDAIPNASFIGFTGTPISTEDKDTRAVFGDYVSIYDIQDAVEDGATVPIYYESRLAKLDINRDAIEALNGEVEEIIEDEEDSRTREQTKSKWAALEKLVGSEPRLKEVAEDLVQHFGMRLSTLDGKAMIVCMSREICAQMYNAITELRPEWHDTDPEKGVIKIVMTGSAADRSLLQPHIYNKTTKKRLEKRFKDARDDLKLVIVRDMWLTGFDAPSCHTMYVDKPMRSHNLMQAIARVNRVFKDKPGGLVVDYIGIGNELKKALKIYASSQGKGAPTLNVEEALSILLEKMDVVRGLFHGFDYSDYLTRAHHILVLAANHILGLKDGKKRFLDVMAAINKSFALCGTLDQAAALRKEIAFFTAIKAAIVKHTTIDKKLTEEQKNSALKQILDNAVEAQGVADIFAMAGLDKPNIGLLSDEFLEDVRNMPQRNLALELLEKLLRDAIKARTRTNIVQEQKYSERLLATLNRYHARAIETAQVIEELIQMARDFKAAIKRDEELGLEPDEIAFYDALANNESAVRELGDDTLKKIAVEITEKLRSSTSVDWQVRESVRAKLRNLVRRCLRKWKYPPDKQEDAVALVLKQAEVLCAGWM, encoded by the coding sequence ATCAGCGATCATGTGCAACTGATCGACTTCCACAACGTCGAGATGAACCAGTTTCTGGTCGTCAACCAGTTCACCGTTAAGGGGAGCAAGCAGCTGCGTCGCCCTGATATCGTCGTCTTTATCAACGGCCTGCCGATCGCGGTGATCGAGCTGAAGAACCCCGCCGATGCCAATGCCGATGTCTGGAGCGCCTACAATCAGATACAAACCTACAAAAATGAAATACCCGATCTATTCGTTTGCAATGAAGCCCTGGTGATATCAGACGGCTTAAATGCTCGCATCGGTTCACTGACAGCGAACAAAGAACGTTACCTGCCGTGGCGTACGATCAGAAATGAAGACGACAAGCCGCTGTTCGAATACGAGCTGGAGAAGGTGGTCAGAGGATTCTTTGACCGCGAACTGCTGCTTGATTACCTGCGTTACTTCATCCTTTTTGAGCAGGACGACGGCACCACCATCAAGAAGATTGCCGGCTATCACCAGTTTCACGCCGTGCGCGAGGCGGTGCGGGTGACGCTGATCGCTTCGGCTCCCGCTCGGGAATATGAAATATCCGACCAACGCGCCACTTGGGGCAAAGAGGTGCAGCCTGGTTCACGCAAGGCCGGGGTGGTGTGGCATACGCAGGGCTCGGGGAAGAGCATCACCATGTGCTGCTACGCCGGAAAGTTGCTGCAACAGCCGGAGATGAATAACCCGACCATCGTCGTCGTGACCGACCGCAACGATCTCGACGGCCAGCTCTTTGCCACCTTCAGTAATGCGCGGGAGTTGCTGCGCCAGACCCCGGTGCAGGCCGACAGTCGCGACGAGCTGCGTGAGCTGCTGGCGGCGCGGCAGTCGGGGGGGATCATCTTCACCACGGTGCAGAAGTTCTCCCTGATCGGGGACGAAGACGCCCATCCGGTGCTGAGCCAGCGCTCCAATGTCGTTGTTATCAGCGATGAAGCGCATCGCAGTCAGTATGGATTCAAAGCCCGGCTCGATACCAAAACCGGCCAATACATCTACGGCTACGCCAAGCACATGCGTGACGCTATCCCCAATGCCTCTTTCATCGGTTTCACCGGCACCCCAATTTCAACGGAAGATAAAGACACCCGCGCGGTGTTCGGCGATTACGTCAGCATTTATGATATTCAGGATGCCGTCGAAGATGGAGCGACAGTACCGATCTACTATGAATCACGGCTGGCGAAACTCGATATCAACCGCGACGCCATTGAAGCATTGAATGGTGAAGTTGAAGAGATCATCGAGGATGAAGAGGATTCACGTACCCGCGAACAGACCAAAAGCAAATGGGCGGCTCTTGAAAAGCTCGTTGGTTCCGAGCCACGGCTCAAGGAAGTCGCTGAAGATCTGGTTCAGCATTTCGGGATGCGCCTCTCGACCCTTGACGGCAAGGCGATGATTGTCTGTATGAGTCGCGAAATATGCGCCCAAATGTACAACGCAATCACCGAATTACGTCCGGAATGGCATGACACCGACCCCGAAAAAGGAGTCATCAAGATTGTGATGACCGGTTCTGCAGCTGACCGGTCTTTGCTCCAACCGCACATCTACAACAAGACAACCAAGAAAAGGCTGGAGAAGCGATTCAAAGACGCCAGGGACGATCTCAAGCTGGTGATTGTGCGTGATATGTGGCTGACCGGTTTTGATGCCCCAAGTTGTCACACCATGTACGTCGACAAGCCCATGCGCAGTCACAATCTCATGCAGGCTATCGCTCGGGTTAATCGCGTTTTCAAGGATAAGCCGGGTGGTTTGGTGGTTGACTATATCGGTATCGGTAATGAACTGAAGAAAGCGCTGAAGATTTATGCTTCTTCTCAAGGAAAGGGAGCACCGACCCTCAACGTCGAAGAAGCCTTATCGATTCTGCTGGAAAAAATGGATGTCGTACGAGGACTGTTTCACGGCTTCGACTACAGTGATTATCTGACCCGCGCCCATCATATTCTGGTTTTGGCAGCAAACCATATCCTCGGTCTTAAAGATGGCAAGAAGCGCTTTCTCGATGTTATGGCGGCGATCAACAAATCATTTGCACTGTGTGGAACTCTCGATCAAGCGGCTGCACTCCGTAAAGAGATCGCCTTTTTCACTGCCATCAAAGCAGCTATTGTCAAACACACCACCATCGACAAAAAACTGACCGAAGAACAAAAAAATTCAGCGCTCAAACAAATTCTCGATAATGCCGTCGAAGCACAAGGTGTTGCTGACATCTTCGCCATGGCCGGTCTGGATAAACCAAATATCGGCCTGCTCTCCGATGAATTTCTCGAAGACGTCCGCAATATGCCCCAACGAAACCTGGCCCTTGAATTACTGGAAAAACTTTTGCGCGACGCCATCAAAGCCCGCACGCGCACGAATATAGTTCAAGAGCAAAAATACAGCGAACGGCTGTTGGCAACATTGAACCGCTATCATGCTCGCGCCATTGAAACCGCCCAGGTCATCGAAGAACTGATTCAAATGGCACGGGATTTTAAAGCCGCCATCAAACGCGATGAAGAGTTAGGGCTAGAGCCTGATGAAATCGCTTTTTACGATGCTCTGGCCAATAACGAAAGTGCTGTGCGTGAGTTGGGTGATGATACCTTGAAAAAGATCGCCGTAGAGATCACCGAGAAGCTGCGTAGCAGCACCTCGGTCGACTGGCAGGTGCGCGAAAGCGTCCGCGCCAAGCTGCGCAATCTGGTGCGGCGCTGCCTGCGCAAGTGGAAGTATCCGCCGGATAAGCAGGAGGATGCGGTGGCGCTGGTGCTGAAACAGGCGGAAGTGCTTTGTGCGGGGTGGATGTAA
- a CDS encoding four helix bundle suffix domain-containing protein: MKSDEPLIPPHGGYRKLKSFQVAQLVFDVTVRFVEAYIDRFSRTRDQMVQAARSGVQNIAEGSQASATSKKTELKLTQVARASLEELKLDYEDFLRQRGLARWERKHPLRQELIDRRLQSADEVARWVGEVGKRGLASGQGGQGGTMSASSTASTKSTLTTRVYPELAANAALTLLAVACALLDRQVARLAEDFESKGGFTERLYRTRKQKRGF, translated from the coding sequence ATGAAGAGCGACGAACCATTGATCCCGCCGCACGGCGGCTACCGCAAGCTGAAGAGCTTTCAGGTGGCGCAGCTGGTCTTTGATGTGACGGTGCGCTTTGTTGAAGCCTACATCGACCGCTTCAGCCGCACCCGCGACCAGATGGTACAGGCGGCGCGCTCGGGGGTGCAGAACATCGCCGAGGGCTCGCAGGCCTCGGCGACCTCGAAGAAGACCGAGTTGAAACTGACCCAGGTCGCGCGGGCGAGTCTGGAGGAGTTGAAGCTCGATTACGAAGATTTTTTGCGCCAGCGTGGGCTGGCGCGGTGGGAGCGCAAGCATCCGCTGCGGCAGGAGCTGATTGACCGGCGCTTGCAAAGCGCCGACGAGGTGGCGCGTTGGGTGGGGGAAGTTGGGAAGCGGGGGTTAGCAAGTGGACAGGGTGGACAGGGTGGTACAATGTCCGCGTCGTCCACGGCGTCCACCAAGTCCACTCTCACAACCAGGGTCTACCCCGAGCTCGCCGCCAACGCCGCCCTGACTCTGCTCGCCGTGGCCTGTGCCCTGCTCGATCGCCAGGTGGCGCGGCTGGCTGAAGACTTTGAAAGCAAGGGCGGCTTTACCGAGCGCTTGTACCGTACGCGTAAGCAAAAACGGGGGTTTTGA